GACAATGTTATTAAAACCGAAAGGACGGAATGAAACATTAAAAAGTGTGATGCAAAACCTTGCTCCAGCCGGAGCTTTTTCAAGTTCTTTTATGACGAACTAATTACATTACGGAACTTGTATCCAGTGACTCTTGCagtaaaacatataaaaaaaacttatacagTGCTATTTCGTTAATAAGTAATCAATAATTAGCatattaaattcaaatattgtcgttaaataacattttataacgAACGACATTGTGTGACAAGTGTGACGAAGACGCAACGAATTACGACGCGCCGTACAAGCGTTCAGGAGTAAAAGAGACAATTATACTTCGCCTTGTCTGCACTCATCTTACTGATAAGCGTAAGCGTATGAATTGAAAAAAAGTGTTTCCGTAACTCTTACGGAAAATGTGCCAAATACTCCAATATACCTCAAAACCTGCAATTAGCAAATAAGTCCGAACTCCAAAGGTAAATTATTACATAACGTGAAAGACAGATTTGGATTTGGCCCGAACAAACGAGTTCCTCTCTGGAACGTTCCAGTTAAGGCAACATACATGTATTGTGCACCATAAAACTATTACCCCCTATAAAAAATAATAGCAGACATGGAAATACAGAAAGCATCTTATGGTAACTTTACGGATCCCAACGCATAATAAAAAAAGTCACATCTGGCATCAAGCTGTAGTGTTTCTGCAAACTGGGGTCACTAACAAAGATAGGCTCATTACGTAGGACCCTTTTGATGCAAGGATTGTTTTTTGCCCATCGAAACTATTGTCTTCAACTACAAAATACCAGCGTGACCATAAAGAGAAAAGAACGGTATAAAATAGCGAGCTTTTTTAGTCAAAATTTATTACGGAAATGGACCGGTGATAGACAGAACCATAAAACGGTAAAACAATAACCAAAAGGATAAAATATCCTCGACCTTGTTATCCGAAAAAAACATAAGACACCGTAAACCTCGAAGCCGCACATGGCAGTTACGAGATCCAAGGCAGGCATGGGAAAAGTCATTGATGCAAGACATGGAATATTACATCCTTCTGAATGGCTCGACATGGCCGACGACAAAAGCGTATTCATCAAAGCAACAGTAGCAATATATAATAAACCAGAAGAAAATCATACGACAGCGAGTCAGCGGGACTTCTAATCTTCAAGCAAACAACATCTCAAGATGATATTGATCCTGCTGGATACAAGAGATATATTGCGAAGACGGAAACTTAAGCGACGAGCAGCATATCATCAACGCTCTCCTTCGACGACATTACCTACCCCTCCTACCTTCCAATATTGGCTCAAGGCTGCATAGCCGGTCGATTACTATCCCTACCCCATCCCTGAGCGTGTCACTCCCTACAAAATTACGTCCCCTGGTACGCCGGCTAGTCCGGAGCAGGCATGTCCTGGCTGGGTGTGGCGTCTCTTGTCTTGTCTTGTCTTGTTttctacagatattttttccttattttattattatccaTAAATCTAgttacaacattaaaattaaatttatgcgaaaataaaggaaatttcattcgaaagacttacaacattacctagGATGGGACAAACAATGTAAATAGAcatatcataaataaaatagtaactaaacacaattaaaatacacaaaaagataattcaaataaaataaaaataataacaaaaagaccgcttgtcaggatcgaacctggttacatctgcatacgaagcaagcgcactaccacgggactacgtcttgacatGTACAACTTGACGAAATCAGCCTACAGAAacgaacgtctaatgtcatgtcatgttCCTGTCCATTGAGTGACACATGCGCTCCtagcggagagatttgtaacttcAGCTTAACActgacagccggtcatttttgcgactgttctacttcgacagttAGGCTTCCTTTAAATTCTACATTCCATACTATGATGTTTTCGTCAAtgtcaaagagcattgaatcactacgttttaatgTCAATAAAAAGAGTGGAAGTATATACTACGAGTTTACTACCtatatacaccgtgggcctgaagaacccgaaagatttttgacagtgtattcctgaccacatttagagactataaaGTCGCATAAACATTTCTGGATAtcgcctagtttcagtacaaaatATATTGTTAGTGTTAACGGCGtcgatgccattatggagaatagtctcactatcctcattgatagatggcaAAAAGTAAGAAtgaggttttaaaaaaataaaacgttcaaattaattttaagtgccagtATTATGACTAAAATtgactttttatgtgaaaatacattcaaaaatagataaaatcaacaaaaatatatgtctgtccaaaaattacaaaactcattaatcttttttgtttgtttttagatCAAAAATACGTGGTTAAAATTTTCGGGTTATAAAGGCCCACGGTGTAAGGACTTAGACACAGACAATCGATTCAGTACTTGTCTGTCAATTTCTTATGAAGGGAAGAGGTAGATATCCTTGACTGTCATTGCATGACTGAGTCATAGGTGATGACATttctattatttacataaattgaaattgtaAAATATGTAGTTAATTAACATACATGCCCCGAAaattaaaagaataaaaatgGAACCAAGCTAAGCAGGTACCTGCTGTTCAACGTACCATGCTTCGctaaaattaaaatgtcaaTCAATATGAATGGAGTCACCGTCAGTCTACGCTGCACTGCGAGAAAAGAAGTTCATACTGCAACACTTGCTGGGAGAAGGATCTTATGCTAAAGTATGCTTTTAATGTTTGCAGGGCTTTCCCGATAAAGTCAGTAGATTAACGAATAACGACCTCACTCGATGTTTAACGCCCATTGTCCTATAATTACGACCAACCaaccttataaaatataattaatatcctGATTCCAATCCAACATCGGGCCAACCCTTGATAAATTATGTTCATAATATGACTTAATCTGATCTAGCCATTACAAATCTGACATGTAGGTAATTGGGCTGGTCCATCCAGTATCCAGTACCGTCTGTGGTACCGTGTTATTGTTTGTAGGTTTACAGAGCAGTCTACATCGTTGACGAAACCCGTACCGTCGATCTAGCGTGTAAAGTGATCGACACGTCTACCGCTCCCCGCGCCTACTTGACCAAGTTCCTGCCGCGCGAGCTGGACATCCTCGCCCGCGTCAACCATCCCCACATCATACACGTCACCAACATCTACCAGCGCTACGCCAAGTACTTTGTATTCATGCGATTAGGCGAGAACGGTGATCTCCTAAATTACATATCAACCAAAGGGCCCCTATCTGAAGCCCAGTGCAGAGTTTGGATGCGGCAGTTGATGTGCGCCCTAGAATACATGCATGCCCTCAATGTCGCACACAGAGACCTTAAGTGCGAGAACATCCTCATTTCTGCAAATTTCAATGTGAAATTAACAGATTTTGGTTTCGCGCGCCGAACGCGGGAGGCTGGAGGGCCCAACGATGCTATGTCAGACACATTTTGTGGCTCTCTTTTGTACGCGGCTCCGGAGATACTGAAGGGTGTACCATATGCGCCGAAAATGGCCGACGTGTGGTCCATGGGAGTTATTCTATACGCTATGCTTAATAAAGCCCTACCGTTTAACGACAATTCTGTGCGGGTGTTATATGACAAACAGGTACCTACGCCTATTACAATTGTTATTTAAGGTcccggggcccatttctcaaaaccgaaacttgtcatattagacattgactatcacttgtaaattgtaacttgtagcttcgagaaatgggcccctgggatTGTATAACCACAGATTTAATAAATTACTACTTAAACgtagcaaaaaagagtagaaattagaaAGTgccaacatcgtagtgtcgtcccatTTTCTTACATTTAATTTGAAACCATTTTGAAACGCACTACGAAGTTGCCGACGATAACGTATTTTCTTCTAAGATACAGCGCAAGTGGCGTTTCCGCTCAAAGGTGGTCAGCGTTGTGTCGCCAGAGTGTCTGTCGCTGGTGACGGCGATGTTGGAGCCGGACGCGCAGTTGCGGCCCACTGCCACCGCTGTCTTCAGCGGGCCTTGGATCGCCTTGGAACCCCGATTAACCAGTAAGCTAGGGGCCTACTGCAAACACCGGAATTCGAAAAATGCGAGCATATTTCCCTGACAAACTTAAAGACAAAGATGACCGGCATTCGAGAACTTCGGTTTTCGCGGTAGTTCTCAGGTATTTGACTCTAATTTTCGATCAGCATTAGGTACGTGGCACAGAATGTGATCTAGTGATGCGATAGCGAAACACATCACTTACAAGTATGTACGCTCTTGCAACTCGTACTGATGTACTTACTGGGTGAATTTCTcagcgtgatttttttgtggcggagctgataatcattgtgtgggctaattgtttccgggtttttattttttttatgaaaaccaatcctaaaatactaccttcggcaacattgcaaattgttacaagtgttatgtatatttatttaaaaataattttccatcgaaattctaattttggtgtagcgtccagagcctgtttttagcggattattgttatggtaaatccagtaaatccgcagctataaagaagacttgccataacttcattctttattacattaagtatattttaagatgacataactcaatattattatagaatttgacacttataactgagcaccaaaagttgtccgggggaaagaaccaattttggtggtaagtattgaaatcatttttatggttaaacgagacgcagcaagacgaacaaacgtgtcgtaacatgaccattcaggttcgttcctgcatttagacatgacacaagtgtcataccttgctggattggtccgccccacacataaatatctaattttggtgggtcgtaatactttttccaccaaaattgcataaatttaggtggtgaacaaattgagggcagtaacgtttttgtttctattttaaaagtatttattacatgtcaaaagtttattatttcaagtagaaaataatagaaaaatgaataaaaggctttatttttgattttattttttattattgtgggtagaccaattttggtggcgaccatgtcattgaaatcgtaatttctctaaaactacttattataatgaaaggtcattgatacataccattggtaataattagttatgtaacatcagtacataatttcaacaaaaattacaaaactaaaaaaatccaccaaaattaggcaaatttcgaGTATGTTGAAATCCACCCTGTACTACTACAGAttgttaaaataatatatttcctTTAGGTACAGTTTCATTCAgaatacctaataaataaaataaataatgggggacaccttacacaggtcAACCTAAttccaaactaagcatagcttatACTATATTGTGTTGgtataatcttatacttttaaacgagcaattcttgtatatttatttatttgtacctatatataccgacgatctcggaaaccgctctaacgatttcgctgaaatttgttatgtgggggttttcgggggtgaaaaatcgatctagcgtggccttagatcccggaaaacgcgaattttcgagttttcatgagtttttttttcgcgttagtaaacgtaaaatatggtcgttaatttcgccgcgcgcgcatcgattccgcttagctcagtcgtacgaggtcggtcgtcggtctaatgtacgcagatagatcgtaggtggtcagggtttcgaatcccggccagaacttaagtttttgttttttgtcttttttttgtttttgtatttataagagtttttttttatctaaagaaaatagaaccgagcgaagctcggtcgcccagatactTAGTACATAATATTGTAACTAGGTATTCAGAATACTGTTTCAGTTAGGTACCGCAGTTTCACCAACATACACATTTGAATACGACTCTAATATTGATGAAGAGTGTTTTCAAAtagtttttcatcacaccaactgtAAAAGGCTCTCTTGAATCTTCGTAAAAAACTTATCCACAGTGcatagtaatttcatacaactttAACTCGATGTTCTAAACTTTCTAGTAGGATTGACCTTTAaacgatgattttgaatcatacatgttcccggcttcgccaccagtgggcttgatcgctttttctttagtgtatggtatctatttcagtttataatttatatatagtagtgttactacttaaaaaaacaaatcaaaaaatatttaataaaataatttgatttgttccctacatcatACATGTTTATTAAGTAAACtgatttgttaattttatagtTCGTAAGTATATTCCTCGTGTTCAGGCGGTGAAAAAtattgtttcactcggtggtaaaatttgtttaactttcatgccttgaaaccctcacaacgTTCAAGATTCTAcattctaaataaatattagaatctttcgcttgctcggatatcaatattggcGCGTGCGATTAAATAACTTTGCccacttgtaaaacaaataactatttgcaGAGTATACTGCAATGGAGGAATCATTGCTTAAGCAGGCGATGAAGGATTTAGAAAAGCCGCGAGCTCTCGAGGAAAATGAATCTGAAACAGGTGATGTAAAAGTTTTGTGCAGTAACTGATCCCTCATACCATACGTCTAggtcagcggttctcaaacttattttctcatggaacccttttggaaagcaaaatatctgatggaacccttaaattaaataaataaaaaaaaatagtttatagcacggttttatggaagagagttgaaattGCAAATCAGTCagccaaaattcacacggagcccccagagaggtttCCGCTCCTAGggctccgcggagcacactttgagaatggctggtCTAGGTTATGTTACATCTACGTTAAATAGTTGTGGTAGGTATTTAGATGGGTTTAGCCAAagatataccgggtgcccggtaattaatggacaaccttttaaccaccaaaagtgtgaaaatctcgaaaaccaggcgacttttactaaaccttaaagtcgattttctggaccagtataaggtgccctcttggtggttaaaaggttgtccattaattaccgggcaccctgtatatagcCTATGATTGGAATTTATCAACGGAGGTACGAAAAGTTTTGATCCTGTGTCGAAAGAAGATGGAGTAAATGCACTGCGGCTACAAAATTTTGGCCCACCGTTGACGGTACATGCACCAGACATGTCCAGTGTCCAGCCCAGTTTGATTTAAGCGTAGCGGTCTTGACACCTACATTTGCAACTCAAGTTTTGGAGcgactaattaattaattacctaatatatacaaaataatttatttatcttatcttttttttattaaaatgcccgctcccggaataatgtacaccattttgacgaggtgtacataattgcgggagtatcacggaataacggaaacacagtccgtAATGTTTTTGTGTCCTATTACTATTTACggttaagtatatttatatatttgatgtaaatacattaagtaaagattacagattatagtgacataattacggtacatatatttttttgattttaatCTCATAATTGAATACGAAATGTATAGTCATTGActaatacgtgcgaaatattggacTGTGGCAtcaacattaaatttgttttatttcataaaattaaagcacaaagtttatttatttcaatgttttgagtgtaattgttatataatcttccaatatactaagaaaaaaaatcttgtttatgttttaatatagcctttttttgactgccgtaattaagtacacgactttatatgagtgtatcttattccggtatacttatataaagtatattaaaatatataaactcataaaataaggtacagagacccggatattatgtttttaaacttcctcagttagctaaaaatctttataccgcatattggtttgtccgtcagtcagtctgtccgtccacgatttagctcaatcatcattagtaatagaaagctaaaatttacatgaggacagtacataataggatagacatatataaatataaaatagtacctatttaaacCGATTTCATCAAACACGGCTAAGAAGAACACTCGATTAATTCAgctctttcaaacgaaaaaaaactaatcaaaatcggttcacccattcgaaagcgatgccttagacagacggacagtgaaacttataacaccctgtcgttatatcatataatcgttataccgtaaaatatcatatttcccttCCCATTCCAGCTCACCAAAATATTGccaattatataaaaaaacactctgtataagcatttatcaaaacgatatgtgcattatatatttatgtaaacaatattaatctttgtatttatttttcttacaggTAATATGAAAACACTAAAGAAGTTAGATCCCTCATTGATGGCTCCTGTTAACGGCAGTGGACCTTTGGCTggaaaataatgtatttttggtGAACTTCGCCAACCAGAGTATATCGCCTAAT
This genomic stretch from Leguminivora glycinivorella isolate SPB_JAAS2020 chromosome Z, LegGlyc_1.1, whole genome shotgun sequence harbors:
- the LOC125241728 gene encoding testis-specific serine/threonine-protein kinase 3-like gives rise to the protein MESPSVYAALREKKFILQHLLGEGSYAKVYRAVYIVDETRTVDLACKVIDTSTAPRAYLTKFLPRELDILARVNHPHIIHVTNIYQRYAKYFVFMRLGENGDLLNYISTKGPLSEAQCRVWMRQLMCALEYMHALNVAHRDLKCENILISANFNVKLTDFGFARRTREAGGPNDAMSDTFCGSLLYAAPEILKGVPYAPKMADVWSMGVILYAMLNKALPFNDNSVRVLYDKQIQRKWRFRSKVVSVVSPECLSLVTAMLEPDAQLRPTATAVFSGPWIALEPRLTKYTAMEESLLKQAMKDLEKPRALEENESETGNMKTLKKLDPSLMAPVNGSGPLAGK